The Bdellovibrio sp. NC01 genome includes the window AAAATCGCATGGAAGAGGAATCTGATTTAGGTTCAAACGCGGGTTCAACATGGGTGATGGAAGGCCAAGGGGCTTATCTGTTCGCTCAAAACAAAATGCGCCGCGAAGGCGATTTGTTGAATGTTAAATTGGATGCTCCAGCAATGAAGCAAGTTGAAACAAAAGTTTCTGTGATCAAAAAACTTTTGAAACAATTGGAAGAACAAAACAATCCGCAACCACAACAAAGTGGCGAGTTGAGTTCTCCATTGGCAGCGAATGGCGATGCTGGTCGTGCGCCAGCAGCGGCTGCTCCGGCGGCAGCAAAACCTGAAGAGAAAAAAGAAGACGACAAAGATGCATTGGCCGATATCCAAGCCATCCCATCTCGTATCGTTGAAAAATTAGCCGATGGAAATTATCGCGTGAAAGGTCAACAACCTTTCATGATTGGCAAACGTGAATACAAAGTTATTTTAACCGGTATGATTCGTCCGGAAGACTTCAATGATGAGGGTGTGACTTCACAAAAACTTCTTGATCCTCAATATGACGTCGTAAGTATCAGAAGGAATAAGAGCAATGAATAAAGTTTTAAGCATCATCGGTTTAGCAGCTTTAATCTTGCTTGTTTCTTTTGAACAAGCGAATGCCGCACGCCTTAAAGACATCGCAAGCATTCGTGGTGTGCGTGAAAATCAATTAATCGGTTACGGTATCGTTGTTGGTCTTAAAGGTACTGGTGACGGTAAAAATGAATTCATGAGCAAGTCTGTTGTGCGCATGTTCGACAAACTTGGAATGAAATTGGATTCGCCAGAATTCGCAAGTAAAAACGTGGCAGCTGTTATCGTGACGGCGACAATGCCAGCGTTTGGTAAAGCAGGAAATCCTATCGATATCACTGTTAGTGCAATTGGTGACGCTGCTTCCTTGAAGGGCGGTACACTTTTGCAAACACCACTTCGTGCAGCGAACGAACAAGTGTTTGCAGTTGCTCAAGGTAGCTTAGTGATTGGTGGCGATGGCAAAGAAGAACACTTAACTGCAGGCCGAATTCCAAATGGTGCAATCATTGAACGTGATATGTCAGCGGATTTTGCTGCTCGTAAAATGTATCGTTTGAATTTGATCAATCCTGATTTCACAACTGCGGCGCGCTCGGTATTGACGATCAATAAAGAGTTGGGTGGTCACTACGCTTCTGCAAAAGATGCGGGAACAATCGATATCATCACACCATTTGCCTATGAAAATCGTGGTGTGGAGTTGCTTGCAACAATCGAGTCTATCGAGATCAATCCTGATCAAAAAGCTCGTGTTGTGATCAATGAAAAAACAGGAACGATTGTCATTGGTGATAAAGTCAAAATTTCGAAAGTTGCAATCTCACACGGTTCACTGTCTGTGAAAGTGGGAGAAGGTAAAAAAGCCAGCGATGATAAAGTCGCTGTGTTGGATACAGGTGTCAGTGTCGGTGATCTTGTCCAGGCGTTGAACAAACTTGGAGTCTCGCCTAAAGACTTGATTACTATACTTCAGTCCATCAAGGCAGCTGGAGCTTTGCACGGGGAACTGGAAGTATTGTGAAATTTTTGTTTCATAATGACACGGAGTTTAATAAAATTAGTAAGTATGTTTCAGACACATGGACGTGTTTGAAACGCGGGGAGGGTGAGGAAGAGATCGCGAACCATGGAAGGTCAAGAGTCAAAAGTTTCTCGCAGGAAACAGAAGCACAAGGTCAGCAAGATCACGGAGTGATCAAATTGAGCCGAAGCTACACTCTAAAGAATCAATTGCAGGATGCATATGATTCTCCGACTCAACTCCCCTTTTTTTCTTCCTCTTGTATTTCAAGCGACGACGCCACCGAAGTAAAACTTAGCAGAGGGAACTCTGCTCTTCGGACAGTCCTCGCTCATTTTTGGTTTTCGGTTTTTTCTTTGTTGGCATCCTCGGCGGTGCTGCTGTCTTCAAAAAAATTTTTTGCTAACTTGCGGAACTCGATCAGAGTTCCCTCTGCTAAGTTTTCCTTCGGGGGCTCATTGCTAAAAGCAATAGAAAAAAATGGGTTTTGCGGACTGCGTGTGGTGGTTGCTGCCGCAGTGGTTTCGTTTTCGCATTTTGCTTTTGCGGAGTTTATTTCTGTTGAGGCGGATCGTGCTGGGATTGATTCTGCTTCGCAGGCTCCCAAGGAATCTCAAAAGTCTGCGAATCAAAATTTGAATTCTCAAAGTGCATCGGCTCAAGTGCAGAACTCGAATGGTAACTCGCAAGTGGCTGCTGTAAATTCGGATGGGACTCCTGCTGCGCAGGTTGATCGTTCGAAATTTATGAAGATGCCTTCGCGCTTTATGACGAAGCCGCAGCAGAAGGATGCTGATACGAAGTTGCATGAAGTTTCTGAGATGTATGAGAAGCATTTTCTTCGTGAGATGATGAAGGCGATGCGTTCGACTGTGCATGAGAGTGGATTTATTCAAGTGAATCAAGCTGAAAAGATTTTTCGTGAGCAGCTTGATGATCATTACGTTGATAAGTGGAGTGAGAAGG containing:
- a CDS encoding flagellar basal body P-ring protein FlgI, whose amino-acid sequence is MNKVLSIIGLAALILLVSFEQANAARLKDIASIRGVRENQLIGYGIVVGLKGTGDGKNEFMSKSVVRMFDKLGMKLDSPEFASKNVAAVIVTATMPAFGKAGNPIDITVSAIGDAASLKGGTLLQTPLRAANEQVFAVAQGSLVIGGDGKEEHLTAGRIPNGAIIERDMSADFAARKMYRLNLINPDFTTAARSVLTINKELGGHYASAKDAGTIDIITPFAYENRGVELLATIESIEINPDQKARVVINEKTGTIVIGDKVKISKVAISHGSLSVKVGEGKKASDDKVAVLDTGVSVGDLVQALNKLGVSPKDLITILQSIKAAGALHGELEVL
- a CDS encoding flagellar basal body L-ring protein FlgH, which translates into the protein MSKLISLFFILTAVMSTGCASVNDYLESLNKKNNPPLEKIATSPRYSDGANMAVPTDRQYKRMTKNRMEEESDLGSNAGSTWVMEGQGAYLFAQNKMRREGDLLNVKLDAPAMKQVETKVSVIKKLLKQLEEQNNPQPQQSGELSSPLAANGDAGRAPAAAAPAAAKPEEKKEDDKDALADIQAIPSRIVEKLADGNYRVKGQQPFMIGKREYKVILTGMIRPEDFNDEGVTSQKLLDPQYDVVSIRRNKSNE